The Methylobacterium currus genome contains a region encoding:
- a CDS encoding IS5 family transposase codes for MRGQDLRSSSLFSYVDLERRIRPDHPLRTIRTLVDEALTTLDGQFSEIYSQIGRPSIPPEQLLRAMLLQAFYSVRSERQLMERLDFDLLFRWFVGLGIDDPVWDASTFSKNRDRLLGGSVAAAFLSAVLAIPRVKRLLSQDHFTVDGTLIQAWASMKSLKPKDIAPSDPPDPPAGGRNPDVDFRGKSLSNDTHQSSTDPQARLYRKGQGKEAKLCFMGHALMENRNGLIVDGCVTQATGQAERVAALAMIEKRANRPTRVTLGADKGYDAADFVNELRAMAVTPHVACNTAGRRSAIDGRTTRQPGYAISQTIRKRIEESFGWSKEIGLIGRIRVRGRERIDMAFTFTAAAFNLVRLPKLLGA; via the coding sequence GTGCGTGGTCAGGATCTCCGAAGCAGCTCGCTGTTCTCCTACGTGGATCTCGAGCGCCGCATTCGGCCTGACCATCCCCTGAGAACGATCCGAACTTTGGTCGACGAGGCGCTCACGACGCTCGACGGGCAGTTCTCGGAGATCTACTCGCAGATTGGCCGCCCCTCGATCCCACCCGAGCAACTCCTGCGCGCCATGCTGCTCCAGGCATTCTACTCCGTGCGCTCCGAGCGACAGTTGATGGAGCGCCTCGACTTCGACCTGCTGTTCCGCTGGTTCGTCGGCCTCGGCATCGACGATCCCGTCTGGGATGCCTCCACCTTCTCCAAGAACCGCGATCGGCTGCTGGGCGGCAGCGTGGCCGCCGCCTTCCTGAGCGCCGTGCTGGCGATCCCGCGCGTCAAGCGGCTGCTGTCGCAGGATCATTTCACCGTCGATGGCACCTTGATCCAGGCTTGGGCCTCGATGAAGAGCCTCAAGCCCAAGGACATTGCGCCCTCCGACCCGCCTGATCCCCCGGCAGGCGGGCGCAATCCCGACGTCGACTTTCGCGGCAAGAGCCTGTCCAACGACACTCATCAGAGCAGCACTGACCCCCAGGCGCGGCTCTACCGCAAGGGTCAGGGCAAGGAAGCCAAGCTCTGCTTCATGGGTCATGCGCTCATGGAGAACCGCAATGGGCTGATCGTCGATGGCTGCGTGACCCAGGCGACGGGGCAGGCCGAGCGCGTCGCGGCCCTGGCGATGATCGAGAAACGGGCCAACCGTCCCACCCGCGTCACCCTGGGCGCCGACAAAGGTTACGACGCCGCGGACTTCGTGAACGAACTGCGCGCCATGGCGGTGACGCCGCACGTGGCCTGCAACACGGCGGGACGCCGCTCCGCCATCGACGGACGCACCACACGCCAGCCCGGCTATGCGATCAGCCAGACGATCCGCAAGCGGATCGAGGAAAGCTTCGGCTGGAGCAAGGAGATCGGCCTGATCGGCCGCATCCGGGTCCGCGGGCGGGAGCGGATCGACATGGCCTTCACCTTCACAGCCGCAGCCTTCAACCTCGTGCGGCTGCCAAAACTCCTCGGAGCGTAA
- a CDS encoding class I SAM-dependent methyltransferase yields the protein MLTKPFTAELSGYKGILPTGTVRSDVTTEDYADAQEIFQPGKARGFLLPIIREAPARTLLDVGCGMGGMATALEEEGYQSYGVDLPGLERRWASAGRSPDRFFLVDPDRFALPFVDGSIDFAFTFGVIEHVGTTDGHADRRPNWHTARRDWLREIFRVLRPGGRMLVGGPNRGFLLDVAHGPDSRAAAWELWLTRRLGVTVHRIWGDNFLWAYGDVRRYLDGLPCTIEARSVAGFLEFSRAPAALRGLARAYVRHLPRALLGTGFNPWVMALITRTH from the coding sequence ATGCTGACCAAACCTTTCACCGCGGAATTGAGCGGCTACAAGGGTATTCTGCCAACGGGCACCGTGCGCAGTGACGTCACGACCGAGGACTACGCTGATGCGCAGGAGATCTTCCAACCCGGCAAGGCCAGGGGCTTCCTCTTGCCCATCATTCGCGAGGCCCCCGCACGAACACTGCTCGACGTAGGCTGCGGCATGGGTGGAATGGCCACAGCGCTTGAAGAGGAGGGCTACCAGAGCTACGGCGTCGATCTGCCGGGTCTTGAACGGCGTTGGGCCTCGGCGGGACGGAGTCCCGACCGGTTCTTCCTTGTCGACCCAGATCGCTTCGCACTGCCGTTCGTCGACGGTTCGATCGACTTTGCGTTTACATTCGGCGTGATCGAGCATGTCGGGACGACCGATGGTCACGCCGATCGGCGACCGAATTGGCACACGGCCAGGCGCGATTGGCTGCGCGAGATCTTCCGGGTCCTGCGGCCCGGCGGCCGCATGCTGGTCGGCGGCCCGAATCGAGGTTTCCTGCTCGACGTCGCGCACGGGCCCGACAGTCGAGCCGCAGCCTGGGAGCTCTGGCTCACGCGTCGCCTCGGCGTGACGGTCCACCGGATCTGGGGCGACAACTTTCTCTGGGCCTATGGCGACGTGCGGCGATACCTCGACGGGCTGCCCTGCACGATCGAAGCGAGGAGCGTTGCGGGATTTCTGGAGTTTTCGCGTGCGCCGGCCGCGCTGCGTGGCCTCGCGCGCGCCTATGTGCGCCATCTCCCACGCGCGCTCCTTGGTACAGGTTTCAATCCGTGGGTCATGGCACTCATTACACGGACCCATTAA